The following coding sequences are from one Hyalangium gracile window:
- a CDS encoding glycoside hydrolase family 16 protein, with amino-acid sequence MRGSPSIGFRGVLAAQVLAVALAVMFTTEARAQTSGYNVTSASSVQFYVNGAPWADLHYTINGGGQLNYRMVASGTNHTYSVTGIPSGATVRYFFTIGNSSGGAIDTAWAQFTMTGSGGGGGGTGNWTVVWEDTFSGSGQPSSANWNYHVGNGYNQGSFVGWGNGEWEWYRPENAYQQNGNLVIRADYTNTPLVVAGRNWYQRSARITTKGKKSWKYGRIEARIAMPNAIGTWPAFWMMGTACDDGYTSNYAAPTSYYDVMATNWSSCGEIDIMEHRNTETNTFQNLFWDSRTGLFPWGNGLNNEQPSNINVGNVTQFHLYTIEWEPTQIRWYVDRESHPTPVHTVDITAANKEEFHRPFYIILNLALSGQFTGYAQPNQADFPLYMYVDYVRVWQKQ; translated from the coding sequence ATGCGAGGAAGTCCTTCAATCGGCTTCAGGGGAGTGCTCGCGGCGCAGGTGCTGGCGGTAGCGCTGGCGGTGATGTTCACGACGGAGGCCCGGGCGCAGACGTCGGGCTACAACGTCACGTCGGCGTCGAGCGTGCAGTTCTACGTCAACGGGGCTCCGTGGGCGGATCTGCACTACACGATCAACGGTGGGGGCCAGCTCAACTACCGGATGGTGGCCAGCGGCACGAACCACACCTACAGCGTGACGGGAATTCCGAGCGGCGCCACGGTCCGCTACTTCTTCACGATTGGTAACTCGAGCGGCGGCGCGATCGACACGGCGTGGGCGCAGTTCACGATGACAGGCAGTGGCGGCGGAGGAGGCGGGACGGGGAACTGGACGGTGGTGTGGGAGGACACGTTCAGCGGGTCGGGCCAGCCCAGCTCTGCCAACTGGAACTACCACGTGGGCAACGGCTACAACCAGGGCAGCTTCGTGGGGTGGGGCAACGGGGAGTGGGAGTGGTACCGGCCGGAGAACGCGTACCAGCAGAACGGCAACCTGGTGATTCGTGCGGACTACACGAACACGCCGTTGGTGGTGGCGGGGCGCAACTGGTACCAGCGCTCGGCGCGCATCACGACGAAGGGGAAGAAGTCGTGGAAGTACGGGCGCATCGAGGCGCGGATCGCGATGCCCAATGCCATCGGCACCTGGCCGGCGTTCTGGATGATGGGGACGGCGTGCGATGACGGCTACACGAGCAACTACGCGGCGCCGACGTCCTACTACGACGTGATGGCGACCAACTGGTCGAGCTGCGGCGAGATCGACATCATGGAGCACCGGAACACGGAGACGAACACGTTCCAGAACCTGTTCTGGGATTCGCGCACGGGGCTGTTCCCGTGGGGCAACGGGCTGAACAACGAGCAGCCCAGCAACATCAACGTGGGCAACGTCACGCAGTTCCACCTGTATACGATCGAGTGGGAGCCGACGCAGATCCGCTGGTACGTGGACCGTGAGTCGCACCCGACGCCGGTGCACACGGTGGACATCACGGCGGCGAACAAGGAGGAGTTCCACCGGCCGTTCTACATCATCCTGAACCTGGCCCTGAGCGGTCAGTTCACGGGGTACGCGCAGCCCAACCAGGCCGACTTCCCGCTGTACATGTACGTGGACTACGTGAGGGTGTGGCAGAAGCAGTAG
- a CDS encoding GH1 family beta-glucosidase, which produces MPSSLLPDEFQWGVATSAYQIEGAVSEDGRGPSIWDTFSQVPGTIARGDTGEVACDHYHRWEEDLDLLVALGVNAYRFSVAWPRIQPTGRSPTNARGLDFYDRLLDGILARGLRPHLTLYHWDLPQALQDEGGWGQRDTALRFVDFAEVVARRLGDRLESLCTFNEPWVVATLGHEKGIFAPGLRDRQLAMQVSHHLLVAHGLAVQALRTLVPRVPLGIVLNLSPSYPARPVAADRAKARLEDGLGLRWYMDPLFQGSYPRDVLEHLGEDAPDVEPGDLALIRQPLDFLGINYYMRNFIHAEDPAATPPGELGFTDMGWEIYPQGLTDLLVRLARDYRLPPIYIAENGAAFVDRLEGGAVHDVQRVAYLEQHLAAMNAARSQGVDVRGYFAWSFLDNFEWASGYQKRFGLVYVDYGTQRRVLKDSAYWYRAFIESQRSQTAPHAAVTQALS; this is translated from the coding sequence ATGCCTTCCAGCCTGCTTCCCGACGAGTTCCAGTGGGGCGTCGCTACCAGCGCCTATCAGATTGAAGGTGCGGTCTCCGAGGATGGGCGTGGCCCGTCGATCTGGGACACCTTCAGCCAGGTGCCGGGCACCATCGCCCGCGGCGACACGGGGGAGGTGGCGTGCGACCACTACCACCGGTGGGAGGAGGACCTCGATCTGCTGGTGGCGCTGGGGGTCAACGCCTACCGCTTCTCGGTGGCGTGGCCGCGGATTCAGCCCACGGGGCGCAGTCCCACGAACGCCAGGGGGCTCGACTTCTACGATCGGCTGCTGGACGGCATCCTGGCGCGCGGCCTGCGGCCTCACCTGACGCTCTACCACTGGGATCTGCCGCAGGCGCTGCAGGACGAGGGAGGGTGGGGGCAGCGGGACACGGCCCTGCGCTTCGTGGACTTCGCGGAGGTGGTGGCGCGTCGCCTGGGCGACCGCCTGGAGAGCCTCTGCACCTTCAACGAGCCCTGGGTGGTGGCCACGCTGGGGCACGAGAAGGGCATCTTCGCTCCCGGCCTCCGAGACAGGCAGCTGGCGATGCAGGTGTCACACCACCTGCTGGTGGCGCACGGCCTGGCGGTGCAGGCGCTGCGCACGCTGGTGCCGAGGGTGCCGCTGGGCATCGTCCTGAACCTGTCGCCCAGCTATCCGGCTCGCCCCGTGGCGGCGGACCGGGCGAAGGCGCGCCTGGAGGATGGCCTGGGGCTGCGCTGGTACATGGACCCGCTGTTCCAGGGCAGCTACCCGCGGGACGTGCTCGAGCACCTGGGGGAGGACGCGCCCGACGTGGAGCCGGGGGACTTGGCGTTGATCCGGCAGCCGCTCGATTTCCTGGGCATCAACTACTACATGCGCAACTTCATCCATGCCGAGGACCCCGCGGCGACGCCTCCGGGCGAGCTGGGGTTCACGGACATGGGGTGGGAGATCTATCCGCAAGGGTTGACGGATCTGCTGGTGCGGCTGGCGCGCGACTACCGCCTGCCCCCCATCTACATCGCCGAGAATGGCGCCGCGTTCGTCGACCGGCTGGAGGGGGGCGCGGTGCATGACGTGCAGCGCGTGGCGTACCTGGAGCAGCACCTCGCGGCGATGAACGCCGCGCGCAGCCAGGGAGTGGATGTCCGCGGCTACTTCGCCTGGAGCTTCCTCGACAACTTCGAGTGGGCGTCGGGATACCAGAAGCGGTTCGGCCTGGTGTACGTGGACTACGGCACCCAGCGGCGCGTGCTGAAGGACAGCGCGTACTGGTACCGGGCCTTCATCGAGTCGCAGCGCTCCCAGACGGCCCCCCACGCCGCGGTGACGCAAGCGCTGTCATGA
- a CDS encoding LacI family DNA-binding transcriptional regulator codes for MDGRGNAPVTLEEVARRAGVSPSTVSRILNGTARVRDSKRQAVERAIADLNYRPNVMAQGLARGSSMSVGVITQDIASPFFNEALKGIEDSLAKAGYAPLFVSGHWKKEKEVECMSLLVARRVDGVIVLTGMIDDASLMEYAARLPLVITGRNLHGPNVVSIQANNEQAGYEATCHLIELGHTRIAHIAGPEANVDAQQRLEGYRRALREHGLPVDERLIATGDFHESSGLLAVNQLLETRLNFTALFVANDQMAYGARLALYRKGIRVPEDMSIIGFDDLPSSLYTTPPLTTVRQPAYDLGKIAGDAMLGLIHGQDYAIPTIPLQVIVRESTMRRRGP; via the coding sequence ATGGATGGCCGCGGTAACGCCCCTGTGACACTGGAGGAAGTAGCCCGTCGAGCCGGAGTGTCACCCAGCACGGTGTCGCGCATCCTCAACGGCACTGCTCGTGTGAGGGACAGCAAGCGTCAGGCCGTGGAGCGTGCCATCGCCGACCTCAACTACCGCCCCAACGTGATGGCCCAGGGCCTGGCGCGCGGCAGCTCGATGTCGGTGGGGGTGATCACCCAGGACATCGCCAGCCCCTTCTTCAACGAGGCCCTCAAGGGCATCGAGGACAGCCTGGCCAAGGCGGGCTACGCGCCGCTGTTCGTGAGCGGCCACTGGAAGAAGGAGAAGGAAGTCGAGTGCATGTCGCTGCTGGTGGCCCGCCGCGTGGATGGGGTCATCGTGCTGACGGGCATGATCGACGACGCCTCGCTGATGGAGTACGCGGCGCGCCTGCCGCTGGTCATCACCGGCCGCAACCTGCACGGCCCCAATGTCGTCAGCATCCAGGCCAACAACGAGCAGGCGGGCTACGAGGCCACCTGCCACCTGATCGAGCTCGGCCACACGCGCATCGCCCATATCGCCGGGCCCGAGGCGAACGTCGATGCCCAGCAGCGTCTGGAGGGCTACCGCCGGGCGCTGAGGGAGCACGGCCTGCCGGTGGATGAGCGCCTGATCGCCACGGGGGACTTCCACGAGTCCAGCGGCCTGCTGGCGGTGAACCAGCTGCTGGAGACGCGGCTGAACTTCACGGCGCTGTTCGTCGCCAACGATCAGATGGCCTACGGCGCCAGGCTCGCGCTGTACCGCAAGGGCATCCGCGTGCCGGAGGACATGTCGATCATCGGCTTCGATGATCTGCCCTCCTCGCTCTACACCACGCCGCCACTCACCACCGTGCGCCAGCCCGCGTACGACCTGGGGAAGATCGCCGGCGACGCGATGCTGGGGCTGATCCACGGCCAGGACTACGCCATCCCCACCATCCCCCTGCAGGTCATCGTCCGCGAGTCGACCATGCGGCGGCGCGGCCCCTGA
- a CDS encoding FBP domain-containing protein — translation MFRLETDRALIESFRSPDRRVIEMPEGVTFPLFVRDYLAWTETSGARVYLVFAAPGSRKPIGIIFRRDTSDSGLGSRICDWCHSTGSSSEVGLLTTDVNSKRRVGVCLCMDLRCKEKLEDAADRSGRLPRQALEQLRERMFRFAHEALGIEAQPAA, via the coding sequence GTGTTCCGACTCGAAACCGACCGGGCGCTCATCGAGTCCTTCCGCTCGCCTGACCGCCGGGTCATTGAGATGCCCGAGGGCGTCACCTTCCCGCTCTTCGTCCGCGACTACCTGGCGTGGACGGAGACCTCGGGGGCGCGGGTGTACCTGGTGTTCGCCGCGCCGGGCAGCCGCAAGCCCATTGGAATCATCTTCCGTCGCGACACTTCGGACAGCGGGCTGGGCTCGCGCATCTGCGACTGGTGCCACAGCACCGGCTCGTCGAGCGAGGTGGGCCTGCTGACGACGGACGTGAACAGCAAGCGCCGCGTGGGGGTGTGCCTGTGCATGGACCTGCGCTGCAAGGAGAAGCTGGAGGACGCGGCGGACCGCTCCGGCCGGCTGCCGCGCCAGGCGCTCGAGCAGCTGCGCGAGCGCATGTTCCGCTTCGCCCACGAGGCGCTGGGCATCGAGGCGCAACCGGCGGCGTAG
- a CDS encoding SRPBCC family protein, producing the protein MTRAGWALGGVGLGAGLMYWADPRSGGGRRAHVREKARHMLYGAADALEVVARDMEHRARGLYFKLQGRLQEEQVDDVTLEARVRSALGRVCSHPGAIRVACRHGQVELEGTILASEVKRVLARVRSVRGVREIDDDLEPHTQAGNHPDLQGGVSRPGERPELLQHHWSPTARFLASLGGLGMIGYGLSRRGVLRPALAGAGLLLGLRSLTNLDLKHLTGVGAGRMALSFQKDITVNAPVNEVFAFWQAMHNFPRFMSHVEDVWMSQDGRSHWRVRGPAGIIFEWEAITTRIEPGRLLSWRSVEGAMVENEGTIRFEDAGRGRTRLDIRLSYNPPAGIIGHAFAKLLGADPKKQMDDDLLRLKSLLELGKATGHEHVKRDELVPGRGVEAWVY; encoded by the coding sequence ATGACCAGGGCAGGGTGGGCACTCGGTGGCGTGGGGCTCGGAGCGGGGCTGATGTACTGGGCGGATCCGCGCAGCGGCGGCGGGCGTCGAGCCCATGTCCGGGAGAAGGCCCGGCACATGCTCTACGGAGCGGCGGACGCGCTCGAGGTGGTGGCGCGGGACATGGAGCACCGCGCGCGCGGGCTCTACTTCAAGCTCCAGGGGCGGCTGCAGGAGGAACAGGTGGACGACGTGACGCTCGAGGCGCGCGTGCGGTCCGCGCTCGGCCGTGTCTGTTCGCATCCCGGGGCCATCCGGGTGGCCTGCCGGCACGGGCAGGTGGAACTCGAGGGCACCATCCTGGCCAGCGAGGTGAAGCGGGTGCTCGCGCGGGTGCGGAGCGTGCGGGGCGTGCGGGAGATCGATGACGATCTGGAGCCGCACACGCAGGCGGGCAACCACCCGGACCTGCAAGGCGGAGTGAGCCGGCCCGGAGAGCGTCCGGAGCTGCTGCAGCACCACTGGTCCCCGACGGCCCGCTTCCTGGCGAGCCTGGGGGGGCTGGGGATGATCGGCTACGGGCTGTCCCGGCGCGGCGTGCTGAGGCCGGCGCTGGCGGGCGCGGGGCTGCTGCTGGGGCTGCGGAGCCTGACCAACCTCGATCTGAAGCACCTGACGGGGGTGGGGGCGGGGCGGATGGCGCTGTCGTTCCAGAAGGACATCACGGTGAACGCGCCGGTGAACGAGGTGTTCGCCTTCTGGCAGGCGATGCACAACTTCCCGCGCTTCATGAGCCACGTGGAGGACGTGTGGATGTCCCAGGACGGCCGCTCTCACTGGAGGGTGCGAGGGCCCGCGGGGATCATCTTCGAGTGGGAAGCGATCACCACCCGCATTGAGCCGGGGCGGCTGCTGTCGTGGCGGAGCGTGGAGGGCGCGATGGTGGAGAACGAGGGCACCATCCGCTTCGAGGATGCGGGAAGAGGGCGGACGCGGCTGGACATCCGGCTGTCGTACAACCCGCCGGCGGGCATCATCGGCCACGCGTTCGCCAAGCTGCTGGGGGCGGACCCCAAGAAGCAGATGGACGACGACCTGCTGCGGCTGAAGTCGCTGCTGGAGCTGGGCAAGGCCACGGGCCACGAGCACGTGAAGCGCGACGAGCTGGTGCCGGGGCGCGGCGTGGAGGCGTGGGTGTACTGA
- a CDS encoding ribbon-helix-helix domain-containing protein: MQDGNMSPLSADTSSAAPLDTGDRRASPEAEVVSTHVLVGEEQVQKLRELSRRTRIAQSEYLREAVEDLLAKYGRNGGEP, encoded by the coding sequence ATGCAGGATGGCAACATGAGCCCGCTGAGCGCCGACACCTCGTCGGCCGCTCCGCTCGATACCGGTGACCGCCGCGCCAGCCCCGAGGCCGAGGTCGTCTCCACCCACGTGCTCGTCGGCGAGGAGCAGGTGCAGAAGCTGCGCGAGCTGTCCCGGCGCACCCGCATCGCGCAGAGCGAGTACCTGCGCGAGGCCGTGGAGGATCTGCTCGCCAAGTACGGCCGCAACGGAGGCGAGCCGTGA
- a CDS encoding lysylphosphatidylglycerol synthase transmembrane domain-containing protein — MKRALKLVASLLVTLLFTWWAFRDTDVQSQWASLRSADYSYVLPYLGILTLIHICRTLRWGCLLSGMERVPFRPLNEASGIGFMMLLVLPFRLGEFARPFLIAQRSSIRRSAAMTSVVLERITDGLLVATLLRVLLFFIPGETAEIRYVKLGSTLMFAVFGGGLAFLLFARWQHDRAVNLVRITVGRFLPGVAHKMADIVDGFVGAMRQLPSARQLTFFFLLTLVYWGLNGAGMALLSRAFGCVGADAACQPMSLSLFQAYVVMTVLVVGLMIPAAPGMMGTFQAATKVGLSLFLPAAVVNNSGLAYANVVWLCQTVQQIGFGLILLSIGHMSFKDIATKLDKEGEASAPVA, encoded by the coding sequence GTGAAGCGTGCCCTCAAGCTCGTGGCCAGCCTGCTGGTCACCCTCCTGTTCACGTGGTGGGCGTTCCGGGACACGGACGTCCAGTCTCAGTGGGCCAGCCTGCGCTCCGCGGACTACTCCTACGTGCTGCCCTATCTGGGCATCCTCACCCTCATCCACATCTGCCGGACGCTGCGCTGGGGATGCCTGCTGTCGGGCATGGAGCGGGTGCCGTTCCGGCCGCTCAACGAGGCCTCCGGCATCGGCTTCATGATGCTGCTGGTGCTGCCGTTCCGGCTGGGCGAGTTCGCCCGTCCCTTCCTGATCGCCCAGCGCAGCTCCATCCGGCGCAGCGCGGCGATGACGTCCGTGGTGCTGGAGCGCATCACCGACGGCCTGCTGGTGGCCACGCTGCTGCGGGTGCTGCTCTTCTTCATCCCGGGGGAGACGGCGGAGATCCGCTACGTGAAGCTGGGCTCCACGCTGATGTTCGCCGTGTTCGGCGGCGGGCTGGCCTTCCTGCTCTTCGCGCGCTGGCAGCATGACCGCGCGGTGAACCTGGTGCGCATCACGGTGGGGCGCTTCCTGCCGGGCGTGGCCCACAAGATGGCGGACATCGTGGACGGCTTCGTGGGCGCGATGCGCCAGCTGCCGAGCGCGAGGCAGCTCACCTTCTTCTTCCTGCTCACGCTGGTGTACTGGGGCCTGAACGGCGCGGGCATGGCGCTGCTGTCGCGGGCCTTCGGCTGCGTGGGCGCGGACGCGGCGTGCCAGCCCATGAGCCTGTCGCTGTTCCAGGCCTACGTGGTGATGACGGTGCTGGTGGTGGGGCTGATGATCCCGGCGGCGCCCGGGATGATGGGCACCTTCCAGGCGGCGACGAAGGTGGGGCTGAGCCTCTTCCTGCCCGCGGCGGTGGTGAACAACAGCGGGCTGGCCTACGCCAACGTGGTGTGGCTGTGCCAGACGGTGCAGCAGATCGGCTTCGGCCTCATCCTCTTGTCCATCGGGCACATGTCCTTCAAGGACATCGCCACGAAGCTGGACAAGGAGGGCGAGGCCTCGGCTCCGGTGGCGTGA
- a CDS encoding tyrosine-protein phosphatase, translating to MSGWVDLHCHLLPGVDDGAKTLEDSLEMARALVDLGFSAVAPSPHARPEYAPPEVIESRLVELRAALERERIPLTLGRNAENVLDDAFLRGLGTPAARMLGAGRYVLVELPYTTPVPPLLDILFRIRTKGVTPVLAHPERCLEFERKGRAAEAVRSGALLQLDVGALTGRYGGTARKLARAFLEDGLYALGATDLHAPVGARDWVGRALAELRSRAGEQAFARLMRGNPARLLAGETLESEGD from the coding sequence GTGAGCGGCTGGGTCGACCTGCACTGCCACTTGCTGCCGGGCGTGGACGACGGGGCGAAGACCCTGGAGGACAGCCTGGAGATGGCGCGGGCGCTGGTCGACCTGGGCTTCTCGGCGGTGGCGCCCAGCCCGCATGCGCGCCCCGAGTACGCGCCGCCAGAGGTCATCGAGTCCCGGCTCGTCGAGCTGCGCGCCGCGCTGGAGCGGGAGCGGATCCCCCTGACGCTGGGGCGCAACGCGGAGAACGTGCTGGATGACGCCTTCCTGCGCGGCCTGGGCACGCCCGCGGCGCGGATGCTGGGCGCGGGCCGGTACGTGCTGGTGGAGCTGCCGTACACGACGCCGGTGCCGCCGCTGCTGGACATCCTCTTCCGCATCCGCACCAAGGGCGTGACGCCCGTGCTCGCGCACCCCGAGCGCTGCCTGGAGTTCGAGCGCAAGGGGCGCGCGGCGGAGGCGGTGCGCTCCGGGGCGCTGCTGCAACTCGACGTGGGCGCGCTCACCGGGCGCTACGGAGGGACGGCGAGGAAGCTGGCGCGCGCCTTCCTGGAGGACGGGCTGTACGCGCTGGGCGCCACGGATCTGCACGCGCCGGTGGGGGCGAGGGACTGGGTAGGGCGGGCGCTCGCGGAGCTGCGCTCCAGGGCAGGGGAGCAGGCCTTCGCTCGCCTCATGCGAGGCAACCCAGCACGTCTGCTGGCGGGGGAGACACTGGAGTCCGAGGGGGACTGA
- a CDS encoding DNA gyrase inhibitor YacG has translation MSHSVCPICQKPVAPRAENVSYPFCSRRCRAVDLGRWLGEEYRVPERLTDEREDELPPEHPDRRSDA, from the coding sequence ATGTCGCACTCCGTTTGCCCCATCTGCCAGAAGCCCGTGGCGCCGCGCGCCGAGAATGTCTCGTACCCGTTCTGCTCCCGCCGCTGTCGGGCGGTGGATCTCGGCCGCTGGCTGGGAGAGGAGTACCGCGTGCCCGAGCGGCTGACGGATGAGCGAGAGGACGAGCTGCCGCCGGAGCATCCCGATCGGCGGAGCGACGCGTGA